The nucleotide window ACAGGCCACCTTGGATAAAGGCTAAAAATCTTCTTTTAATAGCACTTCAGTGCAGCTCATACATTTTATTGTCCAGGAAACCCACAAATATGTTTCTAAAACCAAAATGATGAACAATGATCATTTCCCCTTCGTTATGGCACTAGGATCCAGTGCAAATAGccccaatttaaaaataaataaataaataatccaacACTGACTTGATGATGCGCATATTTTTGGATTACATTTTTCAAACATTAGCCTATAATATGTGCTTAAAAGGGAATAGAACTCCATATGGTTCACCAAGCGATGAATAAACCCGTTTCACTAAACACTGATTattccattgcttaaagaaaagctTCTCAAACTTGTTATAATCAGGAATCCAATATACTCCAGCTTCGAGAATGCAAACCAGACACACTGTGTCcaaatgtatttattattatatctctaTTACATTGTTATATCATAATTATAAGCCTAACCATCACATTAAGTTTATGTTTCCATGAAACTAATTCCACTTCTTTTTATCAGGCTATTTATTTACAGTATTATATTTTAGGTATTTTTGTCTAAAACACTATTCTAGGTGCACATGGGAACATCTCCTTATTAAATATGTAGTTTGTGTTGTTGCAACCTGTTTCCACAGATAAAATTAGCTGATATAAACCTGCCTTCTTGTTTTGGCCTGCAGGTTGACCTTAATGTAAGCTTTGTAAATGATGTAACCAGTTCATTAGGCTTTATTACTGTCACTTAATAACAACCAGAACCCCTGTCATTTTAATATGATAGTAATTGATCGGGATTTCCACTAACATCATGAAAACATGGACTTCATAGACACTCAAGGGGGAAAAAAGACTAaactgtaggggagagcggggaaactTGGGAAAgggtttcagcttttgtagattgtgtgaaattccttGCAGGTCGCGTCACATTCATAtcgcattagagagtatttactgtacTGTACCCTCTTACGACaaaattagtttctcagcttgtcacgtaCTGACTTTCAGACTTCACTTTTTGTatcattatttattttttgtggggagacttgggacaaaaataaaatacctaggcctacatgtttaatttttatttattatcaaaacttgtaacatatgaacacaTAATGCtgatacagcgatagaaaaatgtcagtttactcaAAACCTGACGAGACAAAACAGCTCCATTCTCAAGAAAAAATGAAATAAGTTTggtcctcatgcaggtacacgtccacatttttaataataaattaaaaaaaaattatatatatatatatatatataaagtttatatttgtaaaccacaagaaaaaaaaccctgtaacatgatgaactgtcccaactctccccatctggccactttggggaaaaaaaaattctttaaatgtttttccccagaatttaagttttatAAATAATACTATCCATGGTAATATGCGAGGctaaatactttaattcctaacaaatcccgaattcaccagcgtacattacatCATCGAATGGAGGTGGAGGAGATGTaggaaatacaagttttggttgacagaaatattgaactgtacaaaccttactgcagtgtccagcttcgtggctccaaagTAAGTAGGTTACTCTacagggcaacatctaacttctgatgtcatctaaatcctgattggttgaaattaatttatgggaatacaaactatcccaagtctccccgctctcccctaccttTCCTTGTTGTTTAGGTGATACCTTTAGGTGTTCATCCTTTTTGGACCTTTAATATGTATCCTTCATCCGGAAACATACATACATGAGCCTACATACATTTCACAAATGGACTGTGGTCAGTTTTGAGAGTAAGGCTTTAAAGGCAGACCTTTACATGCACCTTACTCTGTAAAATATCTACGAAAGACAGAGATGATGTACAGATGTAGACCTGTTGAGAAACATGGATCTGGAGTATCATAAGAACATGATATGGCAGTCAAAAGATGTGCTTAAATTGTTGGAATTTAAGTGTGTTAGATTATTATTAATCTCGTCTAGAAAGCatttatcattaaaaaaaacctcCACAAAGGTGCATCTGTTGTCTTTTTGCAGAATGAGCAGATTGGTGCAGCTCACGTGTGCAGTGCTCTTGCTGTCGGTTCTTGTGTCGTGTGTGACGGAAACCAGAGCCACGCAAGGCGCAATTCCTAATCCGAGCAAAAGCAAACCAAACGAGTCGGAGCGACAACATAGCGCCTCTTCTTCgtcatcatcctcatcctcatcctcaggTAGAGGTAGAGGCTCATCTTCCTCGGCAGAAGAGGTGCTGGAGTCCAGTCAGGAGGCGCTGCACGTGACCGAGCGCCGCTACCTGAAGCGCGACTGGTGCAAGACGCAGCCGCTGAAGCAGACCCTGCATGAAGAAGGCTGCGTCAGCATCACCATCCTCAACCGCTTCTGTTACGGCCAGTGCAACTCCTTCTACATCCCACGTCACGTGCGCCAAGAGGAAGGAGCCTTCCAGTCGTGCTCGTTCTGCAAACCCAGGCGCTTCACCACCATGACCTACACACTGTCCTGCCCCGACCTGCAGCCGCCCACTCGCAAGAAGCGCGTGCAGCGAGTCAAGCAGTGCCGCTGCATCTCCATCGACCTGGACTGAGATCAACAAACACTACTTTTGACGGGAACTTTAAACTGCAGCGTCTTGAAGGCATTAAGTTTCAGAACTTATCTGGATGAAAAGTAGCCTACACATTAAAAGCACATTTTCAAGAGGGGGGGGAAAGGAGGAGCACTGATATTGCGCAATCAGATAATACGAACTCCAGCCTGGCGCACAGTCATAGACACGGCACGCATTTCATCATGCATACAGCATTTCCATAATTTCCTGTTTGACACTCCCAAACTCCCCCTCATCCAAGAATTAAACATACAAGTGGTATTTTCCTCACTTTTGCTGAATGATTTTAAAAGGAACAAAATGTGCACAGAACAAGAATCCACTGGCAAAACACACAGCATTATTTTGGGACCTTAGAACCTAATcatgtcataataataataataatgtaacagcctgtggttttttttttttgagagagagcTGGAAGGTGTTTTTTCCACCATGTGGAAATTAGTGGTGATCT belongs to Neoarius graeffei isolate fNeoGra1 chromosome 11, fNeoGra1.pri, whole genome shotgun sequence and includes:
- the grem1b gene encoding gremlin-1, whose product is MSRLVQLTCAVLLLSVLVSCVTETRATQGAIPNPSKSKPNESERQHSASSSSSSSSSSSGRGRGSSSSAEEVLESSQEALHVTERRYLKRDWCKTQPLKQTLHEEGCVSITILNRFCYGQCNSFYIPRHVRQEEGAFQSCSFCKPRRFTTMTYTLSCPDLQPPTRKKRVQRVKQCRCISIDLD